A single Osmerus mordax isolate fOsmMor3 chromosome 9, fOsmMor3.pri, whole genome shotgun sequence DNA region contains:
- the LOC136948624 gene encoding LOW QUALITY PROTEIN: adenosine receptor A3 (The sequence of the model RefSeq protein was modified relative to this genomic sequence to represent the inferred CDS: inserted 2 bases in 1 codon) yields the protein MEEAVSLLYAALMVLSSLGSICGNLLLLLVLLLNKELQTDTWGLTLSFSLSDLALGLSTIPFGAHNCLFRPDGYPDDGALCQGSGFLYLLLQLASIHSLTWATIDKFTEICFALSYASICSLRRTRLVLVLVWFYCLLNAALPLMGFGRYSYSKTRFICAPSFEHSNQGFNMLFIVVGIIAPTLIMCSLYGYIVYIARKQVRRGTFVCNDQHCFYVPANTYFKSSIVMVATSVCLLVCWLPYICLCFYETFSGREGPEAASALATWLVLFTATLNPWINSMTQARYRAALRRSLAKLRQALQLQRKTSRPQSTALHLEVVTSRSKTSLAGPPSENESMTPQTGPGDTRVMSHTDTESPTPRPCHIVEVNEDRDTEGAEDRDGARDSTTKPHSPTVEIPGHNDTXTEAVPTHRTVTQQRNTP from the exons ATGGAGGAGGCTGTGTCCCTGCTCTACGCAGCCCTGATGGTGCTCTCCAGCCTGGGCTCCATCTGCGGcaacctgctcctcctcctggttctCCTCCTCAACAAGGAGCTCCAGACAGACACCTGGGGCCTGACTCTGAGCTTCAGCCTCAGCGACCTGGCCCTGGGcctctccaccatccccttcggGGCCCACAACTGCCTGTTCCGCCCTGACGGCTACCCGGACGACGGAGCCCTCTGCCAGGGCAGCGGCTTCCTCTacctcctgctgcagctggccTCCATCCACTCCCTCACCTGGGCCACCATCGACAAGTTCACGGAGATCTGCTTTGCGCTGAGTTACGCCTCCATCTGCTCTCTCCGTCGGACCAGactggtgctggtcctggtctggttctACTGCCTGCTCAACGCTGCCCTGCCACTCATGGGATTcggcag GTACAGCTACAGCAAGACCAGGTTCATCTGCGCGCCCAGCTTTGAGCACTCCAACCAGGGCTTTAACATGCTCTTCATAGTGGTGGGGATCATTGCCCCCACGCTCATCATGTGCTCCCTCTATGGATACATCGTGTACATCGCCAGGAAGCAGGTCCGCAGGGGCACGTTCGTCTGCAACGACCAGCACTGCTTCTACGTACCGGCTAACACCTATTTCAAGAGTTCCATCGTCATGGTGGCAACCTCAG tgtgtctgctggtgtgCTGGCTGCCGTACATCTGCCTGTGCTTCTATGAGACCTTCTCGGGCAGGGAGGGTCCTGAGGCAGCCTCGGCCCTGGCCACCTGGCTGGTCCTCTTCACCGCAACACTCAACCCCTGGATCAACTCCATGACGCAGGC gagGTACAGGGCCGCCCTGAGGAGAAGCCTGGCTAAGCTGCGTCAGGCTCTCCAGCTCCAGAGGAAGACCTCCCGTCCCCAGAGCACCGCGCTCCACCTGGAGGTGGTCACCAGCAGGTCCAAGACCTCCTTAGCGGGACCCCCGTCCGAGAACGAGTCCATGACGCCTCAGACCGGGCCAGGGGACACAAGGGTGAtgagccacacagacacagagtctCCCACGCCCCGTCCCTGCCACATAGTGGAGGTGAATGAGGACA GGGACACTGAAGGGGCCGAGGACAGAGATGGGGCCAGGGACTCGACAACCAAGCCTCACAGTCCAACAGTGGAGATACCTggacacaatgacac cacagaggcagtgcCCACACACAGGACTGTCACTCAGCAGAGGAACACACCATAG
- the sec23a gene encoding protein transport protein Sec23A: MATFPEYIQQNEECDGTRFSWNVWPSSRLEATRMVVPVASLFTPLKERPDLPPIQYEPVLCSRATCRAVLNPLCQVDYRAKLWACNFCYQRNQFPPTYAGITEVNQPAELLPQFSTIEYVVQRGPQMPLVFLYVVDTCMEDEDLQALKESLQMSLSLLPPTALVGLITFGRMIQVHELGCEGISKSYVFRGTKDLNAKQLQEMLGLTKPTAAQAGRGPQAPPQPLSNRFLQPVQKVDMNLTDLLGELQRDPWPVTQGKRPLRSLGVAMSIAVGLLECTFPNTGARIMTFIGGPATQGPGMVVGDELKMPIRSWHDIEKDNAKFMKKATKHYEALANRASTNGHIMDIYACALDQSGLLEMKCCSNHTGGYMVMADSFNTSLFKQTFQRVFNKDVQGSFKMAFAGTLEIKTSRELKVSGAIGPCVSLNAKGPCVSENEIGTGGTCQWKICGLDHNTTLALYFEVVNQHNAPIPQGGRGSIQFVTQYQHSSGQKRIRVTTVARNWADANTQIQNIAASFDQEAAAILMARLAVYRAETEEGPDVLRWLDRQLIRLCQKFGDYHKDDPNSFRFSETFSLYPQFMFHLRRSPFLQVFNNSPDESSYYRHQFMRQDQTQSLIMIQPILYAYSFSGPPEPVLLDSSSILPDRILLMDTFFQILIYHGETVSQWRKAGYQEMPEYENFRHLLQAPVDDAQELLHTRFPMPRYIDTEHGGSQARFLLSKVNPSQTHNNMYAWGQESGAPILTDDVSLQVFMDHLKKLAVSSAA, translated from the exons ATGGCGACCTTCCCAGAGTACATCCAGCAGAACGAGGAGTGTGACGGGACACGTTTCAGCTGGAACGTGTGGCCCTCCAGCCGTCTCGAGGCCACACGCATGGTGGTCCCCGTCGCCTCACTCTTCACCCCCCTGAAGGAGCGTCCAGACCTCCCCCCCATCCAGTACGAACCGGTGCTCTGCAGCAGGGCTACCTGTCGCGCTGTTCTCAACCCTCTCTG CCAAGTGGATTACAGAGCCAAGCTGTGGGCCTGCAACTTCTGTTACCAGAGAAACCAG TTCCCACCCACCTATGCAGGGATCACAGAGGTGAACCAGCCAGCAGAGCTGCTGCCCCAGTTCTCCACCATTGAATATGTGGTCCAG AGAGGTCCTCAGATGCCTCTGGTGTTCCTCTACGTGGTCGACACCTGCATGGAGGACGAGGACCTGCAGGCCCTGAAGGAGTCGCTGCAGATGTCGCTGTCTCTGCTGCCCCCTACTGCCCTGGTAGGGCTCATCACCTTTGGACGCATGATCCAGGTTCATGAGCTGGGCTGCGAGGGCATCTCCAAAAGCTACGTCTTCAGGGGCACCAAAGACCTCAACGCCAAGCAACTTCAA gaGATGCTGGGTCTGACCAAGCCCACTGCTGCCCAAGCTGGACGGGGGCCCCAGGCCCCACCACAGCCTCTCTCTAACAG GTTCCTCCAGCCAGTGCAGAAGGTCGACATGAACCTGACTGACCTGCTGGGGGAGCTCCAGAGAGACCCCTGGCCCGTCACCCAGGGAAAGAGGCCCCTCCGCTCCCTGGGGGTGGCCATGTCCATCGCCGTGGGCCTCCTGGAG TGTACATTCCCTAACACGGGGGCAAGAATCATGACGTTCATCGGCGGCCCGGCCACCCAGGGCCCTGGCATGGTGGTGGGGGACGAGCTGAAAATGCCCATCCGCTCCTGGCACGACATTGAAAAGGACAACGCCAAGTTCATGAAGAAGGCCACCAAG CACTATGAAGCGCTGGCTAACAGAGCGTCCACTAACGGACACATCATGGACATCTACGCCTGCGCCCTGGACCAGTCGGGCCTGCTGGAGATGAAGTGCTGCTCCAATCACACCGG AGGCTACATGGTGATGGCAGACTCCTTCAACACGTCTCTATTCAAGCAGACCTTCCAGAGGGTCTTCAACAAAGATGTACAGGGCTCTTTTAAGATGGCTTTTGCCGGCACACTGGAGATCAAG aCCTCCAGAGAGCTCAAAGTGTCAGGAGCCATCGGCCCCTGTGTGTCCCTCAATGCCAAAGGACCCTGCGTCTCTGAGAAC GAGATAGGAACCGGAGGAACGTGCCAGTGGAAGATCTGCGGTCTGGACCACAACACCACGCTGGCCCTCTACTTCGAGGTGGTCAACCAG CACAACGCCCCCATCCCCCAGGGAGGGCGTGGCTCCATCCAGTTTGTCACCCAGTACCAGCACTCCAGCGGACAGAAGCGCATCCGGGTCACCACTGTCGCCAGGAA TTGGGCCGATGCCAACACCCAGATCCAGAACATCGCCGCGTCCTTCGACCAGGAGGCGGCGGCCATCTTGATGGCGAGGTTGGCAGTGTACCGggcggagacagaggagggcccTGACGTGCTCCGCTGGCTGGACCGACAGCTCATCCGCCTG tgTCAGAAGTTTGGAGATTACCACAAAGATGATCCCAATTCCTTCCGCTTCTCAGAAACCTTCTCCCTCTACCCTCAG TTTATGTTCCACCTGAGAAGGTCTCCGTTCCTCCAAGTGTTCAACAACAGTCCTGATGAGTCTTCCTACTACCGCCACCAGTTCATGAGGCAGGACCAGACCCAGTCTCTAATCATGATCCAGCCCATCCTCTACGCCTACTCCTTCAGCGGGCCGCctgaa ccggTTCTCCTAGACAGTAGCAGCATCCTGCCAGACAGGATTCTCCTCATGGATACATTCTTCCAGATCCTCATCTACCACGGAGAG aCGGTCTCTCAGTGGCGCAAGGCAGGCTACCAGGAGATGCCAGAGTACGAGAACTTCCGGCACCTTCTGCAGGCTCCCGTTGACGACGCGCAAGAGCTCCTACACACACGCTTCCCAATGCCCCGCTACATAGACACAGAGCATGGAGgcagccag GCTCGTTTCCTGCTCTCCAAAGTGAACCCATCCCAAACCCACAACAACATGTATGCCTGGGGCCAG gaGTCAGGTGCTCCTATCCTGACTGATGATGTCAGCCTACAGGTCTTCATGGACCATCTGAAGAAGCTGGCTGTCTCCAGTGCTGCCTGa